From Proteiniborus sp. MB09-C3, the proteins below share one genomic window:
- a CDS encoding sigma 54-interacting transcriptional regulator, producing the protein MRSHEFEKLLLQKILQHIDVGIHVVDSDGKTIFYNESMAKLEGIEKEKVINQQLLEIFPSLNEHTSTLLSVVSTGQKIFDKTQTYLNYKGEKITTINTTIPIKKDKTVLGALEIARNVTNIQKLSEQLVDLQMELIGDKEKEPLSTGNKYTFEDLRGHNESFVRSIDIARKAKDSSSSVLIYGETGSGKELFAQSIHYDGSRKNNPFIGQNCAALPESLLESILFGTVKGSFTGALDRPGLFEQANGGTLLLDEINSMGLSLQAKLLRVLQEGCIRRVGGLKDIPIDVRIIATTNEDPVESINKGIIRKDLYYRLNVISIKVPPLRERKDDIKLLCAHFIKRYNEVLDKDVWVISQDMMQAFMKHSWPGNVRELENLIEGAMNLIYRDEHVLKSEHFYGFVPNSLEDESNYNDIIHSHKPLSEIIDSVEKRLIQKSLDESGYNISEAARILGVKRQTLQHKIKKYEIPL; encoded by the coding sequence ATGAGGTCACATGAATTTGAAAAGCTTCTACTGCAAAAAATTTTGCAGCATATAGATGTAGGAATTCATGTTGTAGATTCAGATGGAAAAACCATATTTTATAATGAATCAATGGCTAAATTAGAGGGGATTGAAAAAGAAAAGGTTATAAACCAGCAGTTGCTAGAAATATTTCCTAGTCTAAATGAGCACACAAGTACTTTGTTAAGTGTTGTCAGTACTGGGCAGAAGATATTCGATAAAACTCAGACCTACTTAAATTATAAAGGCGAAAAAATAACTACAATAAATACAACTATTCCTATTAAGAAAGATAAAACTGTTTTAGGAGCACTGGAAATTGCAAGGAACGTTACTAATATTCAAAAGCTTTCAGAACAACTGGTTGATTTGCAGATGGAACTCATTGGAGATAAAGAAAAAGAGCCTTTAAGTACGGGCAATAAGTATACATTTGAGGACTTAAGAGGTCATAATGAAAGCTTTGTAAGATCTATAGACATTGCTAGGAAGGCAAAGGATTCATCTTCTAGTGTATTAATTTATGGTGAAACAGGCTCTGGAAAAGAACTGTTTGCTCAAAGTATACATTACGATGGAAGCAGAAAAAACAATCCGTTTATTGGACAAAACTGTGCTGCCTTACCAGAATCTCTATTGGAGAGCATTTTATTTGGAACAGTAAAAGGAAGCTTTACAGGCGCACTGGACAGGCCAGGTCTGTTTGAACAAGCAAACGGAGGAACACTTTTATTAGATGAAATTAATTCAATGGGTCTTTCTTTACAGGCAAAACTTCTTAGAGTATTACAAGAAGGCTGCATAAGAAGAGTGGGAGGATTAAAAGACATACCTATTGACGTACGTATAATTGCTACTACTAATGAAGATCCTGTGGAGTCAATAAATAAGGGAATAATAAGAAAAGATTTGTATTATAGATTAAATGTAATTTCTATTAAAGTTCCACCATTAAGAGAGAGAAAAGATGATATTAAGCTTCTATGTGCACATTTCATTAAGCGATATAATGAAGTATTAGATAAAGATGTCTGGGTAATATCTCAGGACATGATGCAGGCTTTTATGAAGCATTCCTGGCCAGGGAATGTTCGTGAACTGGAGAACTTAATAGAAGGAGCTATGAATCTAATTTATAGAGATGAGCATGTACTCAAATCAGAGCATTTCTATGGTTTCGTACCCAACTCATTAGAGGATGAATCTAATTATAATGACATCATTCATTCTCACAAACCCTTATCAGAAATAATTGATTCAGTAGAAAAAAGACTAATACAAAAGTCTCTTGATGAGTCTGGCTATAATATTTCTGAAGCTGCAAGAATCTTGGGAGTAAAAAGGCAGACTCTGCAACATAAAATTAAAAAATACGAGATACCATTATAA